The window AAAAGCCCTTGATTTCCTTGTCTGGGCCGAGCACTCTGCCCTAACAGCCAGAAAACCCGAGGTTCTTGTCCCTATTTACAGCATGGCAGGGAGTGTCTTTTCAGACCTGGAAGACTTCGAAAGATCCCTTAGATATTTTGAAAAGTCTCTCCAGGTCATAAAGCTGTTTGAAGCCGACGATGATGCAGAAGGAGGCAATGCCGATCCTGTTCTTACCGAATGGTCGGCGTCAAATGAGGACAAGATCGGAAAGCTCTTTTTCCGACTCGGGAAAACGGGCGAAGCAGAAATAAGGTTCAACCAGGCACTTGGGCTTTATGAAAAACTGCTTGTGGCTGATCCCGAAAATACACAGTATCTTTCTTCTCTGGCAAGGGTCAAAGATAGCATGGGTAATTTGCTTTCCAGCAGGGGGCAGACTGATGAAGCCTGCGTGGTTTACACGGCAGCGGCTGATATCCGTAGAAGTTTGCGTAAAGGTGATCTGAAGAATAGATAATCTGAAACTCAACGGATTTTGAATTTGGCTAAAATACTTATGATATAACCTCTGGATAGGAGTCTTTTGATATTGATTCCTGGATGATATGGCT is drawn from Methanosarcina lacustris Z-7289 and contains these coding sequences:
- a CDS encoding tetratricopeptide repeat protein; this translates as MQPDTSNSPDSSEDPLELLQQASALYTNRDFEKALDFLVWAEHSALTARKPEVLVPIYSMAGSVFSDLEDFERSLRYFEKSLQVIKLFEADDDAEGGNADPVLTEWSASNEDKIGKLFFRLGKTGEAEIRFNQALGLYEKLLVADPENTQYLSSLARVKDSMGNLLSSRGQTDEACVVYTAAADIRRSLRKGDLKNR